A single genomic interval of Candidatus Uhrbacteria bacterium harbors:
- the uvrB gene encoding excinuclease ABC subunit UvrB: MFMTFDLQAGYKPAGDQPKAISALSEGIEKGLDRQTLFGVTGSGKTFTIANVIQNIERPTLVIAHNKTLAAQLCNEFRQFFPHNAVEYFVSYYDYYQPEAYLPRTDTYIEKDAQINDEIDRLRHAATQAVLSRRDVVVVASVSCIYGLGSPESYQASVAHLIVGETEREPLLRQFVQMLFERTTADLTPGHFRLRGDVLELMPVSEEVIVRAAFEGDKLVALSRLSAVTRRHERALSDYWLFPAKHFMSTPVSRDRALRQIREELDVRLGEFEQGGKVLEAERLSRRTRYDLEMIRTTGTCAGIENYSRHFDGRKEGEPPFTLLDYFPKDFLLVIDESHVTVPQIGGMFHGDRARKETLVEHGFRLPSAVDNRPLTFEEFAAKVGQTIFVSATPGPYEKKTSQQIVEQIIRPTGLVDPEVMVRPVTGNGAGGKGQVEDLIGEIEMRVPKGERVLVTTLTKKMAEDLTEFLSEKNIKVQYLHSGVETLDRIGVLTDLRRGKYDVVVGVNLLREGLDLPEVTLVAILDADKEGFLRSESSLIQTIGRVARNVKGQVILYGDEVTGSMRRAIAETNRRRELQLAHNKEHGITPQTIQKDVGDIRALLGGESEEEVKSILHIELTAEPHEIEEVIREKEREMKKAAKELRFELAALLRDQIGELRQELQHKV; encoded by the coding sequence ATTTTTATGACATTTGATTTACAAGCGGGCTACAAACCAGCTGGGGACCAACCAAAAGCAATTTCGGCGCTCTCGGAGGGGATAGAAAAAGGTCTAGACAGGCAAACGTTGTTTGGCGTCACGGGGTCGGGAAAGACGTTTACAATAGCAAACGTCATTCAAAACATTGAGCGACCCACGCTTGTTATTGCTCACAACAAGACGCTCGCAGCGCAGCTCTGTAATGAGTTTCGTCAGTTTTTCCCGCACAACGCAGTTGAGTATTTCGTAAGCTATTACGACTATTACCAACCGGAAGCTTATCTGCCACGTACGGATACATATATTGAAAAAGATGCGCAGATCAACGACGAGATTGATCGTCTGCGCCATGCGGCGACGCAAGCCGTGCTTTCGCGCCGCGATGTTGTGGTGGTGGCTTCCGTGTCGTGCATTTATGGCTTGGGTTCGCCGGAGTCGTATCAAGCGTCGGTTGCGCATCTTATTGTTGGCGAAACAGAACGCGAACCACTTTTACGCCAGTTCGTGCAGATGTTGTTTGAGCGAACAACCGCTGATCTTACTCCGGGCCACTTTCGTCTTCGTGGCGATGTCCTTGAACTGATGCCGGTGAGCGAAGAAGTGATTGTTCGTGCAGCATTCGAAGGAGATAAGCTTGTAGCGCTTTCTCGGCTCTCCGCCGTCACACGCAGACACGAGCGCGCGCTTTCTGATTATTGGCTTTTTCCCGCCAAGCATTTTATGTCGACGCCTGTTTCTCGGGACCGCGCCCTTCGACAGATCCGCGAGGAACTCGATGTGCGCCTCGGAGAATTCGAGCAGGGAGGAAAAGTGCTCGAGGCCGAGCGTCTTTCGCGGCGAACGCGTTACGACCTTGAGATGATCCGCACGACTGGGACGTGCGCTGGTATTGAAAATTATTCGCGCCATTTTGACGGACGTAAAGAAGGGGAACCGCCTTTTACTCTGTTGGATTACTTTCCCAAAGACTTTCTGTTGGTGATTGACGAGTCGCATGTCACGGTGCCGCAAATCGGTGGCATGTTCCATGGTGACCGTGCGCGCAAAGAGACGCTTGTGGAGCATGGGTTCCGGCTTCCGAGCGCTGTGGACAATCGTCCGCTTACCTTTGAAGAGTTTGCGGCAAAGGTCGGACAGACGATTTTTGTAAGTGCCACGCCTGGACCGTACGAGAAAAAGACGAGTCAACAGATCGTCGAACAGATCATTCGCCCCACGGGACTAGTGGACCCTGAGGTGATGGTGCGTCCCGTAACGGGAAATGGGGCGGGTGGCAAAGGGCAAGTTGAGGATCTCATCGGGGAGATTGAGATGCGCGTACCCAAAGGGGAACGTGTACTTGTGACGACCCTCACAAAAAAAATGGCCGAAGACCTGACGGAATTCCTGAGCGAAAAAAATATCAAGGTGCAGTATCTCCACTCGGGTGTGGAGACGCTTGACCGTATTGGCGTGCTCACCGATCTACGCCGGGGAAAATACGATGTTGTGGTAGGGGTAAATCTCTTGCGCGAAGGCTTAGATTTGCCCGAAGTCACGCTTGTGGCGATTTTAGACGCCGATAAAGAGGGGTTCTTGCGCTCGGAATCCTCGCTCATCCAGACCATCGGCCGCGTGGCGCGCAACGTAAAGGGACAAGTGATTCTCTATGGCGATGAGGTAACAGGCTCGATGCGCCGCGCGATTGCAGAAACGAATCGACGGCGCGAACTTCAACTTGCCCATAACAAAGAGCATGGCATTACCCCACAAACAATTCAAAAAGACGTGGGAGATATTCGCGCTCTTCTTGGTGGGGAAAGTGAGGAAGAGGTGAAGTCCATTCTTCATATCGAGCTTACTGCTGAACCGCACGAGATTGAGGAAGTGATACGCGAGAAGGAACGCGAAATGAAGAAAGCGGCGAAAGAACTCCGTTTTGAACTTGCCGCTCTTCTTCGTGACCAGATCGGCGAATTGCGTCAAGAATTACAACATAAGGTATGA
- a CDS encoding septum formation initiator family protein has protein sequence MSRPMLVSARHLLRQRVVLAINLALFLFLALSFGREVWRNNQVQKTIAELEEQSRALEARNVEIARINAQLESETFLEREARLRLGLVKPGERVFILNEEGSQEATAETIGAVDAREIPEAALPESNFSRWYWYFFNTESFDRLKRLERAGL, from the coding sequence ATGAGTCGGCCGATGTTAGTTTCCGCGCGCCATCTTTTGCGACAACGGGTGGTCTTGGCGATCAACCTTGCGCTTTTTTTATTTCTTGCTCTCTCGTTTGGGCGAGAAGTGTGGCGCAACAATCAAGTGCAAAAAACGATTGCGGAGCTGGAAGAACAGAGCCGTGCATTGGAAGCCCGCAATGTGGAGATTGCACGCATAAATGCGCAACTGGAATCGGAGACGTTTTTGGAGCGCGAAGCGCGTTTGCGGCTTGGTCTTGTGAAACCCGGCGAGCGTGTATTTATCCTTAACGAAGAGGGATCGCAGGAAGCCACGGCCGAGACTATCGGTGCGGTGGACGCGCGCGAGATACCAGAGGCGGCTTTACCGGAATCAAACTTCTCGCGCTGGTACTGGTACTTTTTTAATACAGAGTCGTTCGATCGTCTTAAACGCTTAGAGCGTGCCGGGCTATGA
- a CDS encoding FtsX-like permease family protein — protein sequence MTLLRILKFGCQNIARNFWLSVLTVTMLLLTLITINVLLVLQVAGQTAITSVEKRIDLVVTFRPDTREELARATQQYLIAFSQVKDARVVTPDEALAEFRQERANDPEVLEALEQVGDNPFGYSLVVTARDPNDFPFVLEALDHPSYAPSIEQKHFQDYEAIITTLANMTQSLRIFGIVLAALFLFISIVIVVNTVRVAIYIYREEIAIMRLVGASSAMIRGPFWFEAVLYSFLATLVAAGVTYPAILILERYADSFFAPENAGIWDFYVAYAPVVWAAQFLGLALINILAANLAMRKYLKV from the coding sequence ATGACCCTTCTTCGTATTCTCAAATTCGGCTGTCAAAATATCGCCAGAAATTTCTGGTTGTCTGTGTTGACCGTGACCATGTTGTTGCTTACGCTTATCACGATCAACGTCCTCCTGGTGCTTCAGGTGGCGGGCCAGACGGCTATTACGTCAGTGGAAAAACGCATTGATTTGGTTGTGACGTTTCGTCCGGATACACGCGAAGAGCTTGCGCGTGCGACGCAGCAATACCTTATCGCGTTCTCACAGGTGAAGGATGCGCGTGTCGTGACGCCCGACGAAGCGCTTGCGGAGTTTCGGCAAGAGCGTGCCAACGACCCGGAGGTTCTTGAAGCGCTTGAACAGGTGGGGGACAACCCGTTTGGATACTCGCTTGTCGTGACCGCGCGCGACCCAAATGATTTTCCGTTTGTGCTTGAGGCGCTCGACCATCCAAGTTATGCCCCTTCCATCGAGCAAAAACACTTTCAAGATTACGAAGCGATTATTACGACGCTCGCCAACATGACGCAATCACTTCGGATATTCGGGATTGTCCTTGCGGCGCTTTTTCTCTTCATCTCGATTGTGATTGTCGTGAACACGGTGCGCGTGGCCATCTACATTTATCGCGAAGAGATTGCCATTATGCGTCTTGTGGGCGCATCGAGCGCTATGATCCGCGGGCCATTTTGGTTTGAAGCCGTGTTGTATAGTTTTCTTGCTACGCTGGTTGCCGCGGGCGTGACGTATCCTGCCATCCTTATTTTGGAGCGCTACGCCGACTCTTTCTTTGCCCCGGAAAATGCCGGCATCTGGGACTTCTATGTTGCCTACGCACCGGTTGTCTGGGCGGCGCAATTTCTTGGTCTTGCTCTTATCAATATTCTTGCCGCCAATCTTGCGATGAGGAAGTATTTGAAGGTGTAA
- a CDS encoding PH domain-containing protein, whose protein sequence is MKTFLLLTPGETLELDVRAPLLLWIPRFVIGGAWTLAPLFFIALLLREGTVGVFLFVVLLVSGLMFLFSSWRRFSRTRFVVTSLRVVWMHQRGVFSKDVEEMPLARLKSVQARQRGLSALFGYGKIRVETEGGARTVSGMLPRVRAIQEKILFLLAERPSVSRL, encoded by the coding sequence ATGAAAACTTTCCTCCTTCTCACGCCCGGAGAGACCCTGGAATTGGATGTCCGTGCGCCTCTCCTTTTGTGGATTCCGCGATTTGTTATCGGCGGCGCATGGACGCTTGCCCCATTGTTTTTCATCGCTCTGCTTCTGCGTGAAGGAACCGTTGGGGTGTTTCTCTTCGTCGTCCTGCTCGTCTCGGGGTTGATGTTTCTCTTTTCTTCCTGGCGCCGTTTTTCCCGCACACGGTTTGTTGTAACGTCTCTGCGTGTTGTGTGGATGCACCAACGAGGAGTATTCTCCAAAGATGTAGAAGAGATGCCGCTTGCGCGTTTGAAAAGCGTACAGGCGCGACAGCGAGGCCTCTCCGCTTTGTTTGGGTATGGTAAAATACGCGTAGAAACGGAAGGCGGTGCTCGCACTGTTTCGGGAATGCTGCCGCGCGTACGGGCCATTCAAGAAAAAATTCTTTTTCTTCTTGCTGAACGTCCGTCCGTTTCCCGTCTATGA
- a CDS encoding M23 family metallopeptidase codes for MGRVGLISLIFFLGAGCVAPGGSETPKPTVAFPVENYREGRWFKSFGEYLDDRFTGYHVADDVEADVAGETPVKAVKDGVVRRVDYIGGYGGLVAIEHGDVTALYGHMDLGSVSLKAGDSVSAGQIIGNLGDDKSEETDGEREHLHFGLYKEGERKIHGYEQQEAAVQKWLNPNDWFAAQGQEATSPSRTIDPAIERGGDVLRLSFDLPAGWEVEWVPQLEAWNLFAMSGEGSARERSQMFIRYFDASDFLTLSTVTIYSAEDLKVGRGNYTARRYDIEKKPGVPDFPDQPAWRNERHIVTDFRDREGATRYYVVAAAPGLDPKIYEEVLASVRVSF; via the coding sequence ATGGGTCGTGTTGGTCTTATAAGTCTTATCTTCTTTCTCGGCGCTGGGTGTGTGGCGCCGGGAGGATCAGAAACACCGAAACCTACGGTGGCTTTTCCTGTGGAAAATTACCGCGAGGGGAGGTGGTTTAAAAGTTTTGGCGAATATCTTGATGATCGGTTTACCGGGTATCATGTTGCCGACGATGTGGAGGCGGACGTGGCAGGAGAAACACCGGTGAAGGCGGTGAAGGATGGCGTCGTACGGCGAGTGGATTACATTGGGGGATACGGCGGACTTGTTGCGATTGAACACGGTGACGTGACGGCTCTTTATGGGCACATGGATTTGGGGTCCGTTTCTCTCAAGGCGGGAGATTCAGTGAGCGCCGGACAGATTATTGGAAATCTCGGTGACGACAAATCGGAAGAAACGGATGGTGAACGCGAGCATCTGCACTTTGGATTGTACAAAGAAGGGGAGAGGAAGATTCACGGGTACGAACAGCAGGAAGCAGCCGTTCAGAAATGGCTCAATCCAAACGATTGGTTTGCGGCACAAGGGCAAGAGGCAACATCGCCGAGCCGCACGATTGACCCAGCCATTGAGCGCGGGGGTGACGTCCTTCGGCTCTCATTTGATCTTCCTGCCGGTTGGGAAGTAGAGTGGGTGCCGCAGCTTGAAGCGTGGAATCTCTTTGCTATGTCTGGCGAGGGGTCAGCGCGTGAGCGATCGCAGATGTTTATTCGCTATTTTGACGCGAGTGATTTTCTGACACTCTCGACCGTAACGATCTACTCAGCGGAAGATCTCAAGGTGGGAAGAGGGAACTATACAGCCCGTCGTTACGACATCGAAAAAAAGCCGGGCGTTCCCGACTTTCCCGACCAACCCGCATGGCGCAACGAGCGCCACATCGTCACGGACTTCCGCGACAGAGAAGGCGCGACGCGATACTACGTTGTCGCCGCAGCTCCTGGTCTTGATCCGAAGATTTATGAAGAGGTACTAGCGAGTGTGAGAGTGAGTTTTTAG
- the uvrA gene encoding excinuclease ABC subunit UvrA: MKNTIRIKGAREHNLKNISLEIPRNKLVTITGVSGSGKSSLAFDTIFAEGQRRYVESLSAYARQFLGQMQKPDVDEIEGLSPAISIDQKAHSANPRSTVATITEIYDYLRVLFARIGKPHCVVCKRPISKMTVEEMVDRVLKEVAQWQRGTVAKGHSDKVAKREVTVLAPVVLGRKGEYYQLLYDLYNGGFARVRIDGKTHDLSKKISLGRYQQHTIEVVVDTLSMATLSTKEGRTRLADAIEIALKHSGSTVGFVFPDKTEVTLSSKFSCPHDGFAFPEIEPRLFSFNSPYGACQACHGLGTKELFSEEVCPVCGGLRLRPESLHVWIGGKSIMDVAALSIEMATDFFLAVSLSERERAIGEMALREVLNRLQFMLDVGLHYLTLHRMAGTLSGGEAQRIRLASQVGTRLVGALYVLDEPTIGLHQRDNERLIQTLEELRDLGNSVIVVEHDEDTIRASDYMIELGVGAGVHGGEIVAEGPVPEIFTDKKSLTSAYLRGDEQIPVPKKRRSIGEDVIKVIGAGENNLKNISVHFPLRRLVCVTGVSGSGKSTLAYDIMYKALSRRLYGTKDAPGHHKAVLGTEYIDKAILIDQSPIGRTPRSNPATYTGAWGPIRDLYAELPEARYRGYKPGRFSFNVPGGRCEQCEGHGVIAIEMHFLPTVYVPCEVCKGRRFDRETLEVEYKEKNIADVLEMTIEEAAKFFEDIPLVQDRFGKLCEVGLGYLRVGQSAPTLSGGEAQRVKLAAELSKMATGRTLYLLDEPTTGLHFHDVRKLMEVLHKLVDKGNTVIVIEHNLDVIKQADWIIDLGPEGGDKGGEVVAEGTPEDICKVPASYTGQYLKKYI; the protein is encoded by the coding sequence ATGAAGAACACCATCCGCATCAAAGGAGCCAGAGAACATAATCTCAAAAATATCTCGCTCGAGATTCCGCGAAACAAACTTGTAACCATCACGGGTGTTTCCGGCTCTGGTAAATCCAGTTTGGCGTTCGATACGATTTTTGCCGAAGGGCAAAGGCGCTATGTTGAATCACTCTCTGCTTACGCGCGGCAATTTTTGGGGCAGATGCAAAAACCTGACGTGGATGAAATCGAGGGCCTCTCGCCGGCGATCTCTATTGATCAGAAGGCGCACTCAGCAAACCCACGCTCAACGGTGGCCACCATCACGGAGATTTATGATTACCTTCGCGTACTCTTTGCGCGCATTGGCAAACCGCACTGTGTTGTGTGCAAACGCCCGATTTCGAAAATGACGGTGGAAGAGATGGTGGACCGCGTACTTAAAGAGGTGGCACAGTGGCAAAGGGGCACAGTGGCAAAGGGGCACAGTGACAAAGTGGCAAAGAGGGAAGTGACTGTGCTGGCGCCGGTCGTGTTGGGCCGTAAGGGAGAGTATTACCAGCTCCTCTACGATCTCTACAACGGTGGTTTTGCACGCGTGCGCATAGATGGCAAGACGCATGACCTTTCCAAGAAGATTTCTTTGGGCCGGTACCAGCAACATACGATTGAAGTTGTCGTGGATACCCTCTCGATGGCGACGCTTTCCACAAAAGAAGGACGCACGCGATTGGCGGATGCGATCGAGATTGCGCTCAAGCACAGTGGGAGCACGGTCGGGTTTGTTTTTCCAGATAAGACCGAAGTCACGCTCTCCTCGAAATTCTCTTGCCCGCACGACGGGTTCGCCTTTCCAGAAATTGAGCCACGCCTGTTTAGTTTTAACTCTCCCTATGGAGCGTGCCAGGCGTGTCATGGACTGGGGACAAAAGAATTGTTCTCGGAAGAAGTGTGTCCGGTGTGCGGAGGACTTCGTCTGCGTCCGGAGAGTTTACATGTGTGGATTGGCGGGAAGTCTATCATGGACGTAGCGGCCCTTTCTATTGAAATGGCGACAGATTTTTTCTTGGCCGTATCGCTTTCGGAGCGCGAGCGCGCGATAGGTGAGATGGCTCTACGCGAGGTGCTCAATCGTCTGCAATTCATGCTCGATGTGGGACTGCATTACCTCACGCTTCACCGCATGGCCGGGACACTTTCGGGCGGGGAGGCCCAGCGCATCCGCTTAGCCAGTCAAGTCGGCACACGGCTTGTCGGCGCCCTTTACGTGCTCGATGAGCCGACGATCGGCCTCCATCAACGGGACAACGAACGGCTCATTCAAACATTGGAAGAACTTCGAGATTTGGGAAACTCCGTCATTGTGGTTGAGCATGACGAGGACACTATCCGCGCTTCGGACTATATGATCGAGCTTGGGGTGGGCGCGGGTGTGCACGGCGGCGAGATTGTCGCAGAGGGTCCTGTGCCAGAGATCTTTACGGATAAAAAGTCTCTTACGTCTGCCTACCTCCGTGGGGATGAGCAGATTCCTGTTCCAAAAAAACGCCGATCTATTGGTGAGGATGTTATCAAGGTTATTGGCGCTGGGGAAAACAATCTCAAAAATATTTCTGTCCATTTTCCTCTTCGACGCCTTGTCTGCGTCACGGGTGTTTCTGGATCGGGAAAATCCACGCTCGCGTATGACATTATGTACAAAGCGCTTTCCCGGCGACTCTATGGAACAAAAGATGCGCCGGGGCACCACAAGGCTGTACTTGGAACAGAGTATATTGATAAAGCAATTTTGATTGATCAGTCGCCGATTGGCCGAACCCCGCGGAGCAACCCCGCGACTTACACGGGGGCGTGGGGGCCTATCCGCGATCTGTATGCGGAGCTTCCGGAGGCACGATATCGCGGGTACAAACCCGGCCGATTCAGCTTCAACGTGCCCGGCGGTCGTTGTGAACAGTGCGAAGGACATGGGGTTATTGCGATTGAGATGCATTTCTTGCCGACCGTGTATGTGCCCTGTGAAGTATGCAAGGGACGGCGGTTTGATCGCGAGACCCTTGAGGTTGAATACAAAGAAAAAAATATCGCGGATGTACTCGAGATGACGATTGAGGAAGCCGCGAAGTTTTTCGAGGACATTCCTCTTGTGCAAGATCGTTTTGGGAAGCTCTGCGAGGTGGGACTTGGATACTTGCGTGTGGGACAGAGTGCGCCTACACTTTCAGGAGGAGAGGCTCAGCGCGTGAAGCTTGCCGCGGAACTTTCCAAAATGGCCACGGGCCGGACACTCTACCTGCTGGATGAGCCGACCACAGGGCTTCACTTTCACGACGTGCGCAAGCTCATGGAGGTGCTCCACAAGCTCGTGGACAAGGGCAACACGGTTATCGTCATTGAGCACAACCTTGATGTCATTAAGCAAGCGGATTGGATTATCGACTTGGGTCCTGAAGGAGGCGACAAGGGTGGCGAAGTCGTCGCCGAAGGCACGCCCGAGGACATTTGCAAGGTGCCAGCGAGTTACACGGGACAGTATTTGAAGAAATATATTTAG
- a CDS encoding ATP-binding cassette domain-containing protein, which produces MARRCPARARRRSSERRGRFSYPAPKAKKASSQSCFCYAIICHVVIKLQNVSKIYDPNIVGVRHINLHIKPGEFVSIVGRSGTGKSTLAKLLFAEERPTQGKVEVGGWDITGIRAPEVPLLRRQIGVVFQDFKLLPKKTVFENVGFALEVAGTRTSRVYEIVPYVLRIVGLEQMAHRYPEQLSGGERQRAAIARALVHRPKILVADEPTGNLDTIHTHEIVDLLKKIHAFGTTVLLVTHNRDVVNSLRQRVITLSDGNIVSDEAHGRYKLA; this is translated from the coding sequence ATGGCGAGGCGGTGCCCAGCCCGAGCGAGACGACGGTCGAGCGAGAGGCGAGGGCGATTCTCGTATCCCGCTCCAAAAGCAAAAAAAGCCAGCTCCCAGAGCTGTTTTTGTTATGCTATAATATGTCACGTTGTGATTAAGCTCCAAAACGTTTCCAAAATTTACGACCCCAACATTGTCGGCGTTCGTCACATCAATTTGCATATCAAACCGGGGGAGTTTGTTTCGATCGTTGGTCGGTCGGGCACGGGGAAGTCCACGCTGGCGAAACTTCTCTTTGCGGAGGAGCGTCCTACCCAGGGCAAAGTAGAAGTCGGGGGGTGGGACATTACGGGCATTCGCGCGCCGGAGGTCCCGCTTCTTCGTCGGCAGATCGGTGTGGTCTTTCAGGACTTCAAACTTCTCCCGAAGAAGACAGTTTTTGAGAATGTTGGGTTTGCTCTGGAAGTCGCCGGCACACGCACAAGTCGCGTGTACGAGATTGTTCCCTATGTGCTCCGCATCGTAGGACTTGAGCAGATGGCTCATCGGTACCCTGAACAGCTTTCCGGCGGCGAGCGCCAGCGGGCGGCGATCGCGCGTGCGCTTGTCCATCGCCCGAAAATTCTCGTGGCGGATGAACCGACGGGCAATCTTGACACTATCCATACGCATGAGATCGTGGATCTCCTCAAAAAGATCCACGCTTTTGGGACAACGGTACTTCTTGTGACGCACAATCGTGATGTGGTGAACAGCCTCCGTCAGCGCGTGATCACCTTGTCCGACGGGAATATTGTGTCCGACGAGGCCCACGGGCGCTACAAACTCGCATGA
- a CDS encoding nicotinamide-nucleotide adenylyltransferase, with translation MNDFSEKICLFIGRFQPFHTGHLMVVQGMAKSCAGVVIAVGSSQESDTKENPFSFEERREMIQRALQGKDLIPQFDITIVPVSDIPEDERWLDHVREKAGAFDVVWSGNAGVLALCRAKGVEVKEIKEVPGIDATDIRRMMMEDQAAWAEKVPREVAEYLKSIQGPERVRNLS, from the coding sequence ATGAACGATTTCTCGGAAAAAATTTGTCTCTTTATCGGCCGGTTTCAGCCGTTTCATACCGGTCATTTGATGGTTGTGCAGGGCATGGCGAAAAGCTGTGCGGGGGTAGTTATCGCCGTGGGCTCTTCACAGGAGAGTGACACAAAGGAGAATCCTTTTAGTTTTGAAGAGCGCCGCGAGATGATTCAGCGCGCATTGCAAGGAAAGGATTTGATTCCCCAATTTGATATCACGATTGTGCCCGTGTCGGATATTCCCGAAGATGAACGGTGGCTTGACCATGTTCGGGAAAAAGCCGGAGCATTCGATGTCGTGTGGAGCGGCAACGCAGGAGTGTTGGCACTATGTCGTGCCAAAGGTGTGGAGGTAAAGGAGATCAAGGAAGTGCCGGGTATTGATGCGACAGATATTCGCCGTATGATGATGGAAGATCAAGCGGCTTGGGCGGAGAAAGTCCCGCGTGAAGTGGCGGAGTACCTCAAAAGTATCCAGGGCCCCGAACGTGTCAGGAACCTCTCTTAA
- a CDS encoding peptidylprolyl isomerase — MNTPIRLRTAALVAGLLWLAVLFVLPLGSSVTQPFVQILPLPAGRVGGSFFSMKEVLALAGGLQAQALWRGSELDPHEANVQAFQSIVRTRVVRRWLRREGVVVSDAEVESTYLRLQSTSEGVALPEEIREVFHWEPETFKRLVVRPYVEARMLETRVASSRAFQSARRERIEEAARALSEGVPFDQVVLQYSEDSSSVLNGYLGTWDMEDVAEEWRSAAQSLEIERVSPMIEDRRRFTLLRVDTRDVVEETTRVRLSGIIIFKRTFQEALDEALLEETVRLYARP, encoded by the coding sequence ATGAATACGCCGATTCGTCTACGCACGGCCGCGCTAGTCGCGGGACTTCTCTGGCTTGCTGTCCTTTTTGTGTTGCCGCTTGGATCGTCTGTCACGCAGCCATTTGTGCAGATTCTTCCTCTTCCCGCCGGAAGAGTTGGTGGGTCTTTTTTCTCCATGAAGGAAGTTCTTGCGCTTGCAGGCGGTCTGCAGGCGCAGGCGCTCTGGCGCGGAAGCGAACTCGACCCTCACGAAGCGAATGTCCAAGCGTTTCAGTCCATTGTGCGTACGCGAGTCGTGCGTCGTTGGCTTAGACGCGAGGGGGTCGTAGTTTCCGACGCAGAGGTGGAAAGCACGTATCTGCGCCTACAATCTACGTCAGAAGGTGTCGCTCTCCCCGAAGAGATACGAGAGGTTTTTCATTGGGAGCCAGAGACGTTTAAGCGGCTCGTTGTGCGGCCTTATGTGGAAGCGCGAATGCTCGAGACACGGGTGGCGTCGAGCCGAGCATTTCAGTCCGCGCGCCGTGAACGGATAGAAGAAGCTGCGCGTGCCCTGTCCGAAGGAGTCCCATTTGATCAAGTTGTGCTTCAATACAGCGAAGATTCCTCCAGTGTCCTCAATGGGTATCTTGGTACGTGGGATATGGAGGACGTTGCTGAAGAGTGGCGATCTGCGGCGCAGTCGCTTGAGATCGAGCGCGTGAGTCCGATGATCGAAGACCGTCGGCGCTTTACGCTGCTTCGCGTGGATACACGAGATGTTGTTGAAGAAACGACACGCGTGCGTCTTTCGGGCATTATCATTTTCAAACGTACGTTCCAGGAGGCTTTGGACGAGGCTCTTCTTGAGGAGACGGTGCGTCTGTACGCGCGGCCATAG